The following proteins are co-located in the Hydrogenophaga sp. RAC07 genome:
- a CDS encoding 2Fe-2S iron-sulfur cluster-binding protein, with translation MPQIVYVQPDGSREAVPASPGATVMMTAVGHGIPGIVAECGGSAMCATCHVYVDPASIGFLPPISDVEDEMLVSAAGERREHSRLGCQLALAPGVDQLIVHIPERQV, from the coding sequence ATGCCCCAGATCGTCTACGTACAACCCGACGGCTCCCGAGAAGCCGTGCCCGCCAGTCCCGGCGCTACCGTCATGATGACCGCTGTCGGCCACGGCATTCCCGGCATCGTCGCCGAGTGCGGCGGCTCCGCCATGTGCGCCACCTGCCACGTGTACGTGGACCCGGCCTCGATCGGCTTCCTGCCGCCCATCAGCGACGTCGAGGACGAAATGCTGGTCAGCGCCGCGGGCGAGCGCCGCGAACACAGCCGCTTGGGCTGCCAGCTCGCGCTGGCGCCCGGCGTGGACCAGCTGATCGTGCACATCCCGGAGCGGCAGGTCTGA
- a CDS encoding IclR family transcriptional regulator domain-containing protein encodes MDDEARAVDKEYVMGLEKGLLLIEAFGVSNSPLTLTEAADITGHSKASTRRALLTLVKLGYARASGRHFFLEPRTLRLVHAYVNSTPLTKVAQPILEITSERTRESASLAVLDSQFVVFVARSTQRRSLSFGLGIGARLPAYCSATGRVLLAGMSDEEVEFRLQRMSRQAITPKTKTDVAALMKEVQAARECGYSMSDEELEIGLRSIAVPVRNGKGELLGAMSLSVATSRMSRDDVVNKLMPELEVARRTFALQL; translated from the coding sequence ATGGACGATGAAGCGCGTGCAGTTGACAAGGAATACGTCATGGGTCTGGAGAAGGGCCTACTCCTGATCGAGGCCTTCGGCGTCAGCAATTCGCCTCTGACGCTGACCGAAGCGGCCGATATCACAGGCCACAGCAAGGCCTCGACTCGCCGCGCCCTGCTTACCCTCGTCAAGCTAGGCTACGCGCGAGCATCGGGGCGGCATTTTTTTCTCGAGCCGCGCACCTTGCGGCTGGTGCACGCCTACGTGAACTCTACGCCCCTGACCAAGGTGGCGCAGCCCATCCTGGAGATCACTAGTGAGCGCACGCGCGAGTCCGCGTCGCTGGCGGTGCTGGACTCGCAGTTTGTCGTTTTCGTTGCACGCTCAACTCAGCGGCGCAGCTTGTCTTTCGGACTCGGTATCGGCGCGCGATTGCCCGCCTATTGTTCTGCAACCGGGCGAGTGCTTCTCGCGGGTATGTCAGACGAGGAGGTTGAATTCCGCCTTCAGCGAATGAGTCGCCAGGCGATTACGCCGAAAACAAAGACTGACGTGGCGGCACTGATGAAGGAGGTGCAGGCTGCGCGCGAGTGCGGTTATTCGATGAGTGACGAAGAGCTGGAAATTGGCTTGCGTTCCATTGCCGTGCCGGTGCGCAATGGAAAGGGTGAGTTGCTGGGGGCTATGAGTCTTTCCGTGGCCACTTCGCGCATGTCACGCGACGATGTCGTGAACAAGTTGATGCCAGAACTTGAAGTGGCACGAAGGACGTTTGCACTGCAGTTGTAG
- a CDS encoding aromatic-ring-hydroxylating dioxygenase subunit beta gives MNAVIDTASALALNAHCARCIDNDELEAWTQFFTEHCLYRVTTADNHAQGMEASLIYADSRAMLNDRVLSLRTANVYEKQRYRHLVGLPSLLEDTPRGRRSETPFVVVRIMRGGETSLFATGRYLDELVIDGGDTLRLASRVVVCDSHNIDTLLAIPL, from the coding sequence ATGAACGCGGTGATCGACACCGCGAGCGCGTTGGCGCTCAACGCGCATTGCGCGCGCTGCATCGACAACGACGAGCTCGAAGCCTGGACGCAGTTCTTCACCGAACACTGCCTCTACCGCGTGACCACCGCCGACAACCATGCGCAAGGCATGGAAGCCAGCCTGATCTACGCCGACTCGCGCGCCATGCTCAACGACCGCGTGCTCTCACTGCGCACCGCCAACGTCTACGAGAAACAACGTTACCGCCACCTGGTGGGCCTGCCCTCCCTGCTGGAGGACACGCCGCGCGGGCGCCGCAGCGAAACCCCGTTTGTGGTGGTGCGCATCATGCGTGGCGGCGAGACCAGCCTCTTCGCCACCGGGCGCTACCTCGACGAGCTGGTGATCGATGGAGGCGATACCCTGCGCCTGGCCAGCCGTGTGGTGGTCTGCGACAGCCACAACATCGACACGCTGCTGGCCATTCCCCTGTGA
- a CDS encoding cytochrome P450, whose amino-acid sequence MTHPNPYDNVPTSDFDPYATEVLANPYPHYEQLRELGPWAWLERYGVLAVARHDEVQRILSQPDIFCSSAGVGLANFHTETPWRKPSIILEADPPHHSRTRKVVARVLSPASIGRLRATFEDVAARMVDELVERGSFDAAKELCEAFPIKAFGDAVGLPAEGREHLLPYGDMVFNGFGPINERFQDRMNSSGEAVNWIAKVCQRDALTPDGLGAQLFAAADAGEIGHDEAGMLVRTLLSAGLDTTVFTLCNAFTSFARNPGQWALLRDDPSLARQALEEVLRYDSTFHSFYRTSTQDVELGGITVKQGQKIVVFIASANRDPRRWPEADRFDITRRATGHMAFGTGIHGCAGQMMARLEGEIVLTALARRVASIRLDGEPVQHFNNTVRGLKSMPVTVEPLLAAVH is encoded by the coding sequence ATGACCCATCCCAACCCCTACGACAACGTTCCCACCAGCGACTTCGACCCGTACGCCACCGAGGTGCTGGCCAACCCCTATCCCCACTACGAGCAGCTGCGCGAACTCGGCCCCTGGGCCTGGCTGGAGCGCTACGGCGTGCTTGCGGTCGCACGCCACGACGAAGTGCAGCGCATCCTGTCTCAGCCCGACATCTTCTGTTCCAGCGCGGGCGTGGGCCTTGCCAACTTCCACACCGAGACGCCCTGGCGCAAGCCCAGCATCATTCTCGAAGCAGACCCGCCCCACCACAGCCGCACCCGCAAGGTGGTGGCGCGCGTGCTCTCGCCCGCATCGATCGGACGCCTGCGCGCCACTTTCGAGGACGTGGCCGCGCGCATGGTCGACGAGCTCGTGGAACGCGGCTCGTTCGACGCCGCCAAAGAACTGTGCGAGGCCTTTCCCATTAAGGCCTTCGGCGACGCGGTGGGCCTGCCCGCCGAGGGGCGCGAGCACCTGCTGCCCTACGGTGACATGGTGTTCAATGGCTTCGGCCCGATCAACGAGCGTTTCCAAGACCGAATGAACAGCTCGGGCGAAGCGGTGAACTGGATCGCCAAGGTCTGCCAGCGCGACGCGCTCACGCCCGACGGCCTGGGCGCCCAGCTGTTCGCCGCCGCCGACGCGGGCGAGATAGGCCACGACGAGGCCGGCATGCTGGTTCGCACCCTGCTCTCCGCCGGGCTGGACACCACCGTGTTCACCCTGTGCAACGCCTTCACCAGCTTCGCGCGCAACCCCGGTCAATGGGCCCTGCTGCGCGACGACCCCTCGCTGGCGCGCCAGGCACTCGAAGAGGTACTGCGCTACGACAGCACCTTCCACTCTTTCTACCGCACCAGCACCCAGGACGTGGAACTCGGCGGCATCACCGTGAAGCAGGGCCAGAAGATCGTGGTGTTCATCGCCTCGGCCAACCGCGACCCGCGCCGCTGGCCCGAAGCCGACCGCTTCGACATCACCCGCCGCGCCACCGGCCACATGGCCTTCGGCACGGGCATTCATGGCTGCGCCGGCCAGATGATGGCGCGCCTCGAAGGCGAGATCGTGCTCACCGCACTGGCCCGCCGCGTGGCCTCGATCCGCCTCGACGGCGAACCGGTCCAGCACTTCAACAACACGGTGCGCGGGCTCAAGAGCATGCCCGTGACGGTCGAGCCGCTGCTGGCCGCCGTGCACTGA
- a CDS encoding 2Fe-2S iron-sulfur cluster-binding protein, with amino-acid sequence MSTPHLIRIAGMATAIPCAAGQTVLDAVRQAGYEMPFSCNSGVCASCKGRVVSGRVNPGAAGEHTLTADEIAHGQVLFCQARPLTDIEIEPRQIEKTDPNARRQLAARVMRIDFLASDVARLKLRFPAGEKVKFKAGQYLQVLLPDGQRRSFSMANPPHQNDGAELHIRMLEGGAFSHWLAHDLKVGDHLRVELPHGDFHLREGSTAPIVMLASGTGFAPIKSMVEDGLRRGQAREIALYWGARTEKDLYLLDLARGWGEQAGLRFVPVLSEPEAGWSGRTGFVHQAVLQDHDSLAGHQVYACGAPAMVSAARSDFVETRGLPPDAFFCDAFVVAQPRTSALTD; translated from the coding sequence GTGAGCACCCCGCACCTCATACGCATCGCCGGGATGGCCACCGCCATCCCCTGCGCCGCTGGTCAGACAGTGCTCGACGCAGTGCGACAGGCCGGCTACGAGATGCCGTTCTCGTGCAACTCGGGCGTGTGCGCGAGCTGCAAGGGCCGCGTCGTCTCGGGCCGGGTGAACCCCGGCGCGGCGGGTGAGCATACGCTCACGGCGGACGAGATCGCGCACGGACAGGTGCTGTTCTGCCAGGCGCGCCCGCTCACCGACATCGAGATCGAACCGCGCCAGATCGAGAAAACCGATCCGAACGCGCGCCGCCAGCTCGCCGCCAGGGTCATGCGCATCGACTTTCTGGCCAGCGACGTGGCGCGCCTCAAGCTGCGTTTTCCGGCGGGCGAGAAGGTGAAGTTCAAGGCCGGCCAGTACCTGCAGGTGCTGCTGCCCGACGGCCAGCGCCGCAGCTTCTCCATGGCCAACCCGCCGCACCAGAACGATGGCGCCGAGCTGCATATCCGCATGCTGGAAGGCGGCGCGTTCTCGCATTGGCTCGCGCACGACCTCAAGGTGGGTGACCACCTCCGGGTCGAACTGCCGCATGGCGACTTTCACCTGCGCGAGGGCAGCACCGCGCCCATCGTGATGCTCGCCAGCGGCACCGGCTTCGCACCCATCAAGTCGATGGTCGAGGACGGCCTGCGCCGGGGCCAGGCACGCGAGATCGCACTCTACTGGGGCGCGCGCACCGAGAAGGACCTGTACCTGCTCGACCTGGCGCGCGGGTGGGGAGAGCAGGCCGGCCTGCGCTTCGTGCCCGTGCTCTCCGAACCCGAGGCCGGCTGGAGCGGTCGCACCGGCTTCGTGCACCAGGCCGTGCTGCAAGACCACGACAGTCTTGCCGGCCACCAGGTCTACGCCTGCGGCGCGCCTGCCATGGTGAGCGCGGCGCGCAGCGATTTCGTCGAAACCCGCGGCCTGCCGCCCGATGCGTTCTTCTGCGACGCGTTCGTGGTGGCCCAGCCCCGCACCTCCGCGCTGACCGACTGA
- a CDS encoding DNA-binding protein, with amino-acid sequence MPTKSTRVSRGVQVDDVWAAADGVLAQRKRPTIERVRTHLGRGSAPAPPP; translated from the coding sequence ATGCCAACGAAAAGTACGAGAGTCTCCCGGGGCGTCCAAGTCGATGACGTTTGGGCCGCGGCCGACGGCGTGCTTGCCCAACGCAAGCGGCCCACGATCGAGCGCGTGCGCACGCACCTCGGTCGCGGATCCGCGCCGGCGCCGCCACCTTGA
- the gmk gene encoding guanylate kinase, with the protein MEYPGNLFVVAAPSGAGKSSLVKALMELDSRVAPSVSHTTRPPRGQELHGREYYFVSKETFDHMVIQGSFLEWAMVHGNRYGTSKMAIEQRMAQGADVVLEIDFQGAIQVKRIFPNAVLVFILPPSWEELRSRLERRAEDSAEVIELRLQNAASEVAHAREFDFVIINELFERALFDLKAIVHAQRLKFAAQRIARGDTFKALNIL; encoded by the coding sequence ATGGAATATCCCGGAAACCTGTTCGTCGTCGCAGCCCCCAGCGGGGCCGGCAAATCCAGCCTGGTCAAGGCCTTGATGGAGCTCGACTCGCGCGTTGCGCCATCCGTTTCGCACACCACCCGCCCACCCAGAGGCCAGGAGCTGCACGGGCGCGAGTACTACTTTGTGAGCAAGGAGACCTTTGACCACATGGTCATCCAGGGGTCGTTCCTGGAGTGGGCGATGGTGCACGGCAACCGCTACGGCACCTCCAAGATGGCCATCGAGCAACGCATGGCGCAAGGTGCCGACGTGGTGCTGGAGATCGACTTCCAGGGTGCGATCCAGGTCAAACGCATCTTTCCCAACGCGGTGCTGGTCTTCATCCTGCCGCCCAGTTGGGAAGAGTTGCGCTCGCGCCTGGAGCGCCGGGCCGAGGACAGCGCCGAGGTGATCGAACTGCGCCTGCAGAACGCCGCCTCCGAGGTGGCCCATGCCCGGGAATTCGACTTCGTTATAATCAATGAATTGTTCGAGCGGGCCCTGTTTGACCTCAAGGCCATCGTCCATGCCCAGCGGCTCAAGTTCGCCGCCCAGCGTATCGCCCGCGGCGATACCTTCAAAGCGCTCAACATCCTCTGA
- a CDS encoding NAD(P)/FAD-dependent oxidoreductase yields MAHGTVIVGTGQGGFQLAASLRDSGYADPITLVGDEPGLPYQRPPLSKAFLQGKVDDTGLLLRPPPFYQRIDARVLGGTRVARIDRAARGVHLSSGQTLPYDHLVLATGATARTLCVPGAGLSGVHVLRGLEDARRIREQLARARSVAVVGAGFIGLELAAVARGQGLPMHVIEATARPLLRALSEPMARHLQAFHEAQGTQFHLNTQLDAIEGEDGRATGLRLHGGGRIVADLIVIAVGVTPNDQLARDAGLAVGNGIEVDELLLTSDAAISALGDCANFPFAADGGSRVRIESVQNAVDQARCIAARLCGQPLPYAKVPWFWSEQGPCRLQMAGLAAPGDRSDIEGDPASGRFSVLRYRGDQLSAVESLNDPAAHMRARTALAPVLAPT; encoded by the coding sequence ATGGCCCACGGCACCGTCATCGTCGGCACCGGGCAGGGCGGCTTCCAGCTCGCGGCCTCGCTGCGCGATTCGGGTTATGCCGATCCCATCACCCTGGTCGGCGACGAGCCCGGCCTGCCTTACCAGCGCCCCCCGCTGTCCAAGGCCTTCCTTCAAGGCAAGGTGGACGACACCGGCCTGCTGCTGCGCCCGCCCCCGTTCTACCAGCGCATCGATGCCCGCGTGCTCGGCGGCACGCGCGTGGCGCGCATCGACCGCGCGGCGCGTGGCGTGCACCTCTCCAGCGGCCAGACCCTGCCCTACGACCACCTGGTGCTGGCCACCGGCGCGACCGCGCGCACCCTGTGCGTGCCCGGAGCGGGGTTGTCCGGCGTGCACGTGCTGCGCGGTCTGGAGGACGCGCGGCGCATCCGAGAGCAACTGGCCCGCGCGCGCTCGGTGGCCGTGGTCGGCGCCGGCTTCATTGGCTTGGAACTCGCGGCCGTGGCGCGCGGCCAGGGCCTGCCGATGCACGTGATCGAGGCCACGGCACGGCCCCTGCTGCGCGCCCTCTCCGAGCCCATGGCGCGACACCTGCAAGCCTTCCACGAAGCCCAGGGCACGCAATTCCACCTGAACACGCAGCTCGACGCCATCGAAGGCGAGGACGGCCGCGCCACCGGCCTGCGCCTGCACGGCGGTGGCCGCATCGTCGCCGACCTCATCGTGATCGCGGTAGGCGTCACGCCCAACGACCAGCTGGCGCGCGACGCCGGGCTGGCGGTGGGCAATGGCATCGAGGTCGACGAGCTGCTGCTCACCAGCGACGCCGCCATCTCCGCGCTCGGCGACTGCGCGAACTTTCCGTTCGCGGCCGATGGCGGCTCCCGCGTGCGCATCGAGTCGGTACAGAACGCCGTTGACCAGGCGCGCTGCATCGCCGCGCGCCTGTGCGGTCAACCCCTGCCGTACGCCAAGGTGCCCTGGTTCTGGAGCGAGCAAGGCCCTTGCCGGCTGCAGATGGCCGGCCTGGCCGCGCCGGGCGACCGCAGCGACATCGAGGGCGATCCGGCCAGCGGCCGCTTTTCGGTGCTGCGCTACCGCGGCGATCAACTCAGCGCCGTCGAATCCCTCAACGACCCTGCCGCCCACATGCGCGCGCGCACGGCCCTCGCGCCGGTGCTAGCACCGACCTGA
- a CDS encoding aromatic ring-hydroxylating oxygenase subunit alpha, whose translation MSVTAPANSAPLTFWPPGNLTRVPYHLYQEPAVLDAEQQRIFEGATWNYLCLEAELPQPGGYRTTFLGRMPVVVARDSDGEVYAFENRCSHRGALIVLDDGGTARDFQCVYHAWRYDRQGNLKGIAFQNGVNGEGGMDPAFCMKSHGPRKLRTSVFCGLVFGSLSDDVPDLEDYLGPEIARGISRVLHKPVQILGRFKQTLPNNWKLYVENVRDTYHASLLHVFFTTFRLNRLSQKGGVVVSECGGNHISFSAIDPIAENSEDYKTEELRSEKDDFKLEDATLLKGIDEFGDGVTLQILSVFPGFVLAQIQNTIAVRQVLPEGLETTALNWVYLGFQDDTPELRTMRHKQSNLIGPAGFVSMEDGAVGGFVQRGIASAGAQEAIVEMGGDSVRSQSSRTTEASVRGFWKAYRLHMGADA comes from the coding sequence ATGAGCGTCACCGCCCCTGCGAATAGCGCACCCCTAACCTTCTGGCCACCTGGGAACCTCACCCGCGTGCCATACCACCTGTACCAGGAACCGGCCGTGCTCGACGCCGAGCAACAGCGCATCTTCGAAGGCGCGACCTGGAACTACCTGTGTCTCGAAGCCGAGTTGCCACAACCCGGCGGCTACCGCACGACGTTCCTCGGCCGCATGCCGGTGGTGGTGGCGCGCGACAGCGACGGCGAGGTGTACGCGTTCGAGAACCGCTGCTCGCACCGCGGCGCACTGATCGTCCTGGACGACGGCGGCACCGCGCGTGACTTCCAGTGCGTGTACCACGCATGGCGTTATGACCGCCAGGGCAACCTCAAGGGCATCGCGTTCCAGAACGGCGTAAACGGAGAAGGCGGCATGGACCCTGCTTTCTGCATGAAGAGTCATGGTCCGCGCAAATTGAGAACGAGTGTGTTTTGTGGCCTGGTATTTGGCAGCCTGAGCGACGACGTGCCCGACCTGGAGGACTACCTCGGCCCGGAAATCGCGCGCGGCATCTCGCGCGTGCTGCACAAGCCGGTGCAGATCCTCGGCCGCTTCAAGCAGACGCTGCCCAACAACTGGAAGCTCTACGTGGAGAACGTGCGCGACACGTACCACGCGAGCCTGCTGCACGTGTTCTTCACCACGTTCCGGCTCAACCGCCTTTCGCAGAAGGGCGGCGTGGTGGTGAGCGAATGTGGCGGCAACCACATCAGCTTCTCCGCCATCGACCCCATCGCCGAAAATAGCGAGGACTACAAGACCGAGGAACTGCGTTCGGAGAAGGACGACTTCAAGCTCGAGGACGCCACGCTGTTGAAAGGAATAGACGAGTTCGGCGATGGCGTGACGCTGCAGATCCTCTCGGTATTTCCGGGCTTCGTGCTGGCGCAGATACAGAACACCATCGCGGTACGCCAGGTGCTGCCCGAAGGCCTGGAGACCACCGCCCTGAATTGGGTGTACCTCGGCTTCCAGGACGACACACCCGAGCTGCGCACCATGCGTCACAAGCAGTCCAACCTGATCGGGCCGGCCGGCTTCGTATCGATGGAGGACGGCGCTGTGGGCGGCTTTGTGCAACGCGGCATTGCCTCCGCTGGCGCGCAGGAAGCCATCGTCGAGATGGGCGGCGACAGCGTGCGCTCGCAGAGCAGCCGCACCACGGAAGCGTCCGTGCGCGGCTTCTGGAAAGCCTACCGCCTGCACATGGGAGCGGATGCATGA
- a CDS encoding RelA/SpoT family protein, with protein sequence MPTLADTGSFLSSDDQAHPAASAAAASFAGLLAKLDYLSAGDIESIRRAYRFADEAHLGQLRKNGDPYITHPIAVAAQCAEWKLDAQALMSALMHDAIEDCGVTKEELVERFGAPVADLVDGLTKLEKLEFDTREQNQAESFRKMLLAMAKDVRVILIKLADRTHNMRTMGDMPRSKWQRISSETLEIYAPIAHRLGLNFTYRELQDLAFRFLHPWRYEVLSKALNKSRNRRRDLISRVQKEVEAVFAQQGMNVRIMGREKTLYSVYRKMDNKHLSFSQVTDVYGFRIVVPELTDCYTGLGVLHQLYKPLPGKFRDYVAIPKVNGYQSLHTTLIGPFGTNIEFQLRTHAMDVVAESGVAAHWLYKASEPGSDMSQRLGTQWLQSLLDIQQETHDAGEFWDHIKIDLFPDAVYVFTPKSKIMALPRGATVMDFAYAIHSDVGNHTVSARINGEQRPLRTELANGDVVEIFTAESAEPNPAWLSFVKTGRARSKIRHHLKTVAQEKSHELGERMLSQALRSEGLAALPAEDGEYQSTWEKLLRFTGNKTRDELLSDIGMGKRIASMVGKKLAVLLSEMGLKPDALLISTERYASGRDESASQGVVTLDGSEGLSVQYAPCCKPIPGDRIVGYLGRGEGLVVHAEDCPTGKRLLLRDSERFLEVEWADEPVRSFETTVVVTVTNGKGVLARVASSIASAEADITHVDMGDEPAQTATDIRFSVSVRDRQHLADVLRSLKRTTSVIKAQRFKPVKA encoded by the coding sequence ATGCCCACCCTAGCCGACACCGGCTCCTTTTTGTCTTCTGACGACCAGGCGCATCCCGCCGCCAGCGCAGCCGCGGCCAGCTTTGCCGGACTGTTGGCCAAGCTCGACTACCTGAGCGCGGGTGACATCGAGAGCATCCGCCGGGCCTACCGGTTTGCCGATGAGGCGCACTTGGGGCAATTGCGCAAGAACGGCGACCCGTACATCACCCACCCGATCGCGGTGGCGGCCCAGTGCGCCGAGTGGAAACTCGACGCGCAGGCGCTCATGTCGGCGCTGATGCACGACGCCATTGAAGACTGCGGCGTGACCAAAGAGGAACTGGTGGAACGCTTTGGCGCGCCGGTGGCCGACCTGGTGGACGGCCTCACCAAGCTGGAGAAGCTGGAGTTCGACACCCGCGAGCAGAACCAGGCCGAGTCGTTTCGCAAGATGCTGCTGGCGATGGCCAAGGACGTGCGCGTCATCCTGATCAAGCTGGCCGACCGCACCCACAACATGCGCACCATGGGCGACATGCCCCGCAGCAAGTGGCAGCGCATCAGCAGCGAAACGCTGGAAATCTACGCACCGATCGCCCACCGGCTGGGTCTGAACTTCACCTACCGAGAACTGCAGGATCTGGCGTTCCGCTTCCTGCACCCCTGGCGCTACGAGGTGCTGTCCAAGGCGCTCAACAAATCGCGCAACCGCCGACGCGACCTGATTTCGCGCGTGCAAAAGGAAGTGGAAGCCGTCTTCGCGCAACAGGGCATGAACGTGCGCATCATGGGCCGCGAGAAGACGCTGTACTCCGTCTACCGCAAGATGGACAACAAACACTTGTCGTTCTCGCAGGTCACCGATGTCTACGGCTTTCGCATCGTCGTGCCCGAGCTGACCGACTGCTACACCGGACTCGGTGTGCTGCACCAGCTCTACAAACCGCTGCCCGGCAAGTTCCGCGATTACGTGGCGATCCCCAAGGTCAATGGCTACCAGTCGCTGCACACCACCTTGATCGGCCCGTTCGGCACCAACATCGAATTCCAGCTGCGCACGCACGCCATGGACGTGGTGGCCGAATCCGGTGTGGCTGCCCACTGGCTCTACAAGGCCAGCGAACCCGGCAGCGACATGTCGCAACGCCTGGGCACGCAGTGGCTGCAGTCGCTGCTGGACATCCAGCAGGAAACGCACGACGCGGGTGAATTCTGGGACCACATCAAGATCGACCTGTTCCCCGATGCGGTCTATGTGTTCACACCCAAGAGCAAGATCATGGCGCTGCCGCGCGGCGCCACGGTGATGGACTTTGCCTACGCCATCCACAGCGACGTGGGCAACCACACGGTGTCGGCGCGCATCAATGGCGAGCAACGGCCACTGCGCACCGAGCTGGCCAACGGCGACGTGGTTGAAATTTTCACCGCCGAGAGCGCCGAACCCAACCCGGCCTGGCTGTCGTTCGTGAAAACCGGGCGCGCGCGCTCCAAGATCCGTCACCACCTCAAAACGGTGGCGCAGGAAAAGTCGCACGAGCTGGGCGAGCGCATGCTGAGCCAGGCGCTCAGGTCGGAAGGTCTGGCCGCCCTGCCGGCCGAAGATGGCGAGTACCAGAGCACCTGGGAAAAGCTGTTGCGCTTCACCGGCAACAAGACGCGAGACGAATTGCTGTCCGACATCGGCATGGGCAAACGCATTGCCAGCATGGTCGGCAAGAAGCTCGCGGTGCTGTTGTCGGAAATGGGGCTCAAGCCCGACGCCCTGTTGATCAGCACCGAGCGATATGCCAGTGGTCGCGACGAATCGGCCTCGCAAGGAGTGGTCACACTCGACGGCAGCGAAGGCCTGTCGGTGCAGTACGCCCCGTGTTGCAAACCCATCCCGGGCGACCGCATCGTGGGTTATCTGGGCCGAGGCGAAGGCCTGGTGGTGCACGCTGAAGACTGCCCGACCGGCAAGCGGCTGCTGTTGCGCGACAGCGAACGCTTCCTGGAGGTGGAGTGGGCCGACGAACCGGTGCGCTCGTTCGAAACCACGGTGGTGGTGACCGTGACCAACGGCAAGGGCGTGCTGGCACGCGTGGCTTCCAGCATCGCGTCCGCCGAAGCCGACATCACCCATGTGGACATGGGTGACGAGCCGGCTCAAACCGCCACCGACATCCGATTCTCGGTGTCGGTGCGCGACCGCCAGCACCTCGCCGACGTGTTGCGCAGCCTCAAGCGCACGACCTCGGTGATCAAGGCGCAGCGCTTCAAGCCCGTCAAGGCCTGA
- the greB gene encoding transcription elongation factor GreB — MSKAFTKESDQDEDDDLPSPPPVPGGKNYITRAGYDRLRAELFALIDDERPKIVEIVHWAASNGDRSENGDYLYGKKRLREIDRRIRFLTRRLEIAEVVDTSLHHGGDQVFFGATLTYADDAGAETTVTILGVDEADSAQGQISWVSPVARALLKAKVGEVVRLVVPGGTQELEVLAVSYPAPTGNA; from the coding sequence ATGAGTAAGGCATTCACCAAAGAGTCCGATCAGGACGAGGACGACGATCTCCCGTCACCCCCACCGGTGCCGGGCGGCAAGAACTACATCACCCGCGCCGGATACGACCGCTTGCGCGCCGAACTGTTCGCCCTGATCGACGACGAGCGGCCCAAGATCGTGGAAATCGTGCACTGGGCCGCCAGCAATGGTGACCGATCGGAAAACGGCGATTACCTCTACGGCAAGAAGCGCCTGCGCGAGATCGACCGGCGCATCCGCTTCCTCACGCGCCGCCTCGAAATTGCCGAGGTGGTCGACACATCGCTGCACCATGGAGGCGATCAGGTTTTCTTTGGTGCAACGCTGACCTATGCCGACGATGCAGGTGCCGAGACCACCGTCACCATCCTCGGGGTGGACGAAGCCGACAGCGCGCAGGGTCAGATCAGCTGGGTGTCGCCGGTGGCGCGCGCGCTGCTCAAGGCCAAGGTGGGCGAGGTGGTGCGCCTGGTCGTGCCTGGCGGCACGCAGGAGCTGGAAGTGCTGGCTGTGAGCTACCCGGCGCCCACCGGCAACGCCTGA
- the rpoZ gene encoding DNA-directed RNA polymerase subunit omega, with the protein MARITVEDCLEKIPNRFQLVLAATYRARMLSQGHAPKIESKNKPGVTALREIAEGKVGLEMLKKVPL; encoded by the coding sequence ATGGCACGCATCACCGTCGAAGATTGTCTGGAAAAAATCCCCAACCGCTTTCAACTCGTGTTGGCTGCAACCTACCGCGCGCGCATGCTGAGCCAGGGCCATGCACCCAAAATCGAAAGCAAGAACAAGCCTGGCGTGACCGCACTGCGCGAAATTGCCGAAGGCAAAGTCGGCCTGGAAATGCTCAAGAAGGTTCCGCTCTGA